One Mya arenaria isolate MELC-2E11 chromosome 7, ASM2691426v1 genomic window carries:
- the LOC128240859 gene encoding zinc finger protein 239-like: MSQNGSDEVKQFRCEVCSIDFMDNQHLLSHMKKHKGEKPFTCETCGAGFAQRCHLQYHVRRHTGEKPFKCETCDAAFAQGTDLRKHIRIHTGEKPYKCDSCDAAFTQKQHLKGHMRIHTGEKPYKCETCSSAFAHKSHLLLHMTKHTGEKPYKCQICENGFNQKSYLRVHMRLHTGERPYKCETCEAAFNNNYLLKAHIRVHTGETPFKCEMCAKNFYSKANLQVHMRVHTGEKPFKCDTCGEAFNQNLHLLAHMRTHTGERPHKCLICEKGFSQSTHLKVHMRLHTGEKPYKCETCGEAFVRKIVLKRHMKLHT, translated from the coding sequence GAAGCAATTCAGGTGTGAAGTATGTTCCATTGACTTTATGGATAACCAGCATTTACTGAGCCACATGAAAAAACACAAGGGCGAGAAACCATTTACATGTGAAACATGTGGCGCTGGATTCGCTCAGCGATGTCATTTACAATACCATGTGCGCAGACACACAGGTGAGAAACCATTCAAGTGTGAGACCTGTGATGCAGCTTTTGCACAAGGAACTGATTTACGAAAACACATACGAATACACACAGgggagaagccatacaagtgtgattCATGTGATGCGGCTTTTACTCAAAAGCAACACTTAAAAGGACACATGAGGATACACACTGGAGAAAaaccatacaagtgtgagacaTGCAGTTCAGCTTTTGCACATAAAAGCCATTTACTGTTACACATGACAAAACACACTGgtgagaagccatacaagtgtcaAATCTGTGAAAATGGTTTTAATCAAAAGTCATATTTACGAGTTCACATGAGACTTCACACAGGAGAGAGGCCATACAAATGTGAGACATGTGAAGCAGCTTTTAATAATAACTATCTTTTAAAGGCTCACATTCGAGTACACACTGGAGAAACACCGTTCAAGTGTGAAATGTGTGCTAAGAACTTCTATTCAAAGGCAAATTTACAGGTTCACATGCGTGTTCACACAGGGGAGAAGCCATTCAAGTGTGACACATGTGGCGAGGCTTTTAATCAAAACCTTCATTTGCTAGCGCACATGAGAACACACACTGGAGAAAGGCCGCACAAGTGTCTTATCTGTGAAAAAGGATTTTCGCAGAGTACTCATTTAAAGGTTCACATGAGGCttcacacaggagagaagccgtACAAGTGTGAGACATGTGGTGAAGCTTTTGTTAGGAAAATTGTGTTAAAAAGacacatgaaacttcatacataA